CAGCAAAAATATATGCATAGATCACATATTAAGAAACAGGAATCTTGATAACttatactgggaaaaaaaaatcataccatgAAAGAAGTCCGTTTTTCCTTTCCTCAAGttactttcttaattttataaacaCAAAAGTCTGGGTTTTATTGATAATGACTTTCTTCAGAGCTTCTTTCACCTCCTTATTCCGGAGGCTATAGATTAAGGGATTCAACATGGGAATGACCACTGTGTAGAAGACAGAGGCCATCTTGTCTGTGTCCAGGGCATGGTTAGAGTTAGGCTGTAAGTACATAAAAATAAGGGTCCCATAGAATATGGTGACTGCCAGCATGTGGGAGCCACACGTCGAGAAAGACTTCTGTCTTCCCTCAGCTGAATGCATCCTCAGGATGGCAGAAATGATGAACATGTAGGAGACAAAGACAATCAGAAGGGAGGAAATGAACATGATACCAGCACAGGCAAAGATCCATAGCTGTTTGGAGCTAGTGTCTGAGCAAGTTAGCCTTAGGAGGGGCATGTCATCACAATAGAAATGGTTGACAATATTGGAGTGGCAATAGGAGAGATGGAAGGTTAGGATGGTGTGAAACAGTGCAACCAAGATGCTATAGCTATAGGGAGCAGCCACAAGCTGAATGCAGATTCTTGGGGACATCACCACCATATACATCAGAGGGTTACAAATGGCCACATATCGGTCATAGGCCATGGAAGCCAGTAGCAAGCACTCAGCTGTCATGAAGGCCAGGAAACAGCCTAACTGAGCAGCACATgcattgaatgaaataatattttgtttgtaCAAGAAATTCCCAAGCATTTTGGGTGTAATGACAGAAGAGTAACAGAAGTCAACAAAGGCTAGGTTGCTAAGAAAGAAGTACATTGGTGTGTTGAGTTTTTCATCTGTTCTAATGAGTAGGATCAAACCCAGATTGCCTACTACTGTGAAAAGGTAGATGGATAAGAATAGCACAAAGAGGGGCGTCTTCAACTCCTGACGATCTGTGAGGCCCACAAGAATAAACTCTCTCACCTGGGTGCAATTGATCTGAGTCATACCCCTTCAGGTTGTCTGGATAAAAAGAGGAGAGTTTAATCAAGCttaatatttgtgtaatttttttaatacCTTAATATccttaaaatcaattttatagtTAACATGTAAGTGCTAATTTAGTATTAAAATGATTAGCTCACTTGGGGTctggggatgggatgggatgaaAGGCAAAAGAAGATATTTTGTGGGAACACATATTTCTCTCTgcataaatttattatatttataaaggTACTTTACAtactatgtccatgtgtacatattatttagctcccacttataagtgagaacatgtggtattttactttctaagttacttcacttaagataatggcctccatttccatccatgttgctttctttctttttgtggctgaatagtattcaatTACCCTTAAAAAGTGAATGTAAATTTGCCATTATGGCTATGAGGAAGTAAATATAGTGAATTTTGACAAACTTAGCATTTTTGTGATAAAGAGTTGCATCATTTTGATGGCAAGTAACTATTGAAAAATGGCATTTTGTAGGTATTTAAGTAAAGCAGGATGTAGTGGAAAGAATTCTAGATAAAATTGGGAGACCTGGAATTTATTTGTCATTCTCTAGCTACATAAACTTTGGCACATCAAAAATTCAGTTTGTTCTTTAagtttcctaatctataaaagGTGTTATTTTCTGTCTAAAATAATCGTTGTTACTATCAAAAGAAAGTTATCTCCTGCACATAACaggtataaatatattttaaattacaaaataatgttAAACCACAAAACTTGTTTCCCTGATGTATTAAAAGTTATATGTATGTAGAAGTCAGCAGAATCAGTTTACCATTCAGCTGTCAATGAATTATAAAAGTGATTATGCTGACTCCTACATACGTAGTATGTATGGGTGGTCAAGGTCCTCCCTCTAGGACTTGAACATAGGAAGtctgaggaaataaaaacaaaaaagtaagcaCACATGGAAAATCCTTAAGTAATGGAAGTAGATAGGTATAGGCAAACTTTTACACGTAATGTGCCTTTTAAGTTGAATACAGAGAAAAGTGTCTTAACATTTTAGCTGAAATATAACCTCAGcaaataataaattaacaaaagaaacatgattgatatatttttattatttcaggaAACAGCAGGGGAATATATCGGGAAAAGTTAGATGTTCTTTATAAATCATGGAcacgaaaattaaaaataaaaatttttgagtatgtgtgcatgcatgtttcTACCGCTTTCTATGAAGAAGATAACCACAGATAATATTTatcattgctgctgctgctgcttattGTTACATGAAATATGTGTATCATCAaagtttttaaagactttttgatgttcatacaaatacataaattttgttttgagatgattAAGCAACTATTTGATAGGAAATTTAGTTTTCATGTCTGGAGATTCTAGGTAAGGCTGCACTGTTTGACAACTataagaaatttattatctcacctTGAAGTACCCCTTTATCTTATCTCAAAGGTAAAATGTGcaatataattgaaaaaaaattatacatgacCTTTTACAATATAGTCCATGATGTTTTCCATCAAAATTCCAGCCacatctctttccttcttcctcaaaCAACACCGTAATCAAATAGAAAACTTATTTTGCAGTCCTCAAATGCAACATGCCCTTACATGTTACCCAGCCTTTATATGTGCTTTTGCTTACACTTATCTCTACCAGGTGAATGGTGAATGGAGAGCTGCAGTGAAAACGATTTATTCTTCAAAGCTTCCCTGATTTCTAGTTCCCATGCTGTGTTACCATCTTTCATCTTTGTGTTCTAGAAACATTGTATACATAATTCATTTACCTATATCACATATATGACAACCacctttttcatatattttcttttgatagaCTGCTGACTCCATGGGCGGAAGCCatgaaattttaattaatgtCTTAAGGTAACCCCTTCTAGATGCTTGGTAATGggaaattaataattaaaaattttcaataacTTTTCAATATTTGTTTCACTGGTTCAGAATTAATGTTCTTTACTTATAACAAACACATTAAATGACATATTGATGACTTGGTTTTGATGTGCTCACTTCTTATTTAGTCAAAAATAGGAAGGACAGTTTTAACGTAAATTGCAATCTAGTCAATTAAGTGTCCAACTTTTCCAAGCAGACTAATAAATTTTATCTTGGCATTCCCAAACTTTTTTTTCATCTCATACCAATAAGAAATATATCTTATataacacatacatatgtaacagaaataaaagtatGGAAAACACTAGCCTTATATCAGAAAATGCCATCTAAAATGTTATATTCTAAAGTTCATTATATTCTAtgccactttatttttaaaatgcttatctTGACTTTAATTTTGAAACATTATTATTTGAACTTACTTGGGTAAagggtgttcctatttcttctccAAGTGGGTTTGGGCAGCAACAGAATATAGGGTTTTGACAGTAACTCTGTCCCATAGGATCTTATTTAGGAGAATGATGCAAgtaaaatgatcagaaaaaataGTTAATGACCCAAGGGATTCCAAAGCAGGCTACAGGTAAATTAACATTGTTCTCAGGCTTTGAGGAGCCAAAGATCTATAGCTCTGTCTTAGCATGACATTATTGCTCTAATGTTCTTATTTTTGGAGCGctatttatttatcaataattttattattaatagtgctatttattcatatttaactTGTTCATATTGTTGTTCttgttgcttatttatttatattctttccgTTTTGTTGTTTCTTAGTGATaacatttagatttatttttaaaagaaatataaaattttccttGCAAAAATTTTTACAACACATCTTCCAAAGAACTAATTTGCAACTCCCAATAATCTATTCTAGAATAATTTAAGACATGATACTCTTTATTTGGCTTACTCTTTGAAGTGCTCATGaaatatttgtgtcttttttaagGATGTTGCTAACTGTTATCACCTAATTTCTATAGTTCCCTGGTCTATAGAGTagcctttcagatttttttttagccAATCTGTGGCCATAGCAAGAGAAGAACATTATTATAATACTTATTACAGAACAATGCATCTGTTAGGAACTGAATTGTATCTCTCacaattcatatattgaagcgtTAACTCccagtgtgatgatatttggagacaACAACTTTGGGAGAAAATTAAGATTAGATAAGGTTATAAGGGAGGgggttagtgcccttataagagacACAAAAGTGTATGCTCGCTCACtcactctccctctttctttctttcttttttttttctctctctcctctatgCTCACAAACAGGAggtcatgtgagcacacagcaagGTGGTGGCTGCCTACAAGCCAGGAAAAGAGACCTAACTAGAAACtgaatgagaaagaatcttgatctgggacttctTGTCTCCAGAACggtcagaaaataaatttctgtcatttagaCCACACCGTCTaagttgtggggtttttttttgttgttgtttgtttgttttttactgtagCCTCAGTTGAATAAGAGAGCATCtctgaaaaagcaaaataatcctCTACAATGAGAAAGGCTTTGTTGGGGGAGGGTGGTAGAGAAGAGGATGAGTGGAAAGCAATTACAAAACtactttttttccctccaaatatAGTGTATTTTCTGCTATCTGAGGATGAAGATAGACAAGATTCCCCAAATACGTCTTTTATAGATTTCAAATAGGAAGTGAAAATCACAATTGAGTTTACACATAGTCAgctgaaaatacataaatgagaaGGCCAATAAGACATTTGATACAAACACTGGGATCCAGTCATTAGCTGATCCCTTAGCTAGCTGAGCAGAAAATCCCAGTGACCACACActacaggaaatacagattttaCAGAATTAGTCCAAAAAGTTGCTAAGAAAACAAATGgccacaataaaaattataactataAAAAGTGCTGGGCAAAACCAACAAACCcagagtgtgtgtatgtgcgtgagagtgtatgtgtttgtgtgtgtatgtgtgtaaggtCTGATTGCTATAGTTGATACTGATGTAAAATGTCCAGGTTTGACAAAAATTAGGAACAAAGAATTAGGAAATTAAGTTccgttgatgagaaaaaaaaagcaatcaataGAAACTTTTCACTGAGCATCCTTGCTGTAGGTCTTTCtatacaaaaactttaaaatctctgttataaacatattaaagaaaacaagagagtCCACACACAAGAATTTAAAGGATGAAAACAATATCTTaccaaatgggaaaaaatttaaatacatactttttaaagaaccagatggaatatttggagataaaaatacaataactgaaatgaaaaatgtacTAGTTAGCCCAAACAGAATAGTGAGAAAGCTGAAGACAGAATTAGTAAAATtgaaaataggtaaataaaactTGTCTGTTctagaaaacagagaagaatatTACAGAAAAATGATTAAAGTCCTGGTGACTTCTGGGGCACCAGAAAGTGGTACCAATAAAGTGTGCCATATCAAGTGTACCAGTAAAAAAAAGGTGGGAGtcccaaaaggaaggaagggagagaaaggggaaaatacTTGAAGAATAAATTACTGAAAACTTctccaattgaaaaaaaaaaaaaaaaaaaaacaattagcatGTGGATCTAAGGGACTCAACCAAACTTGAGTTAGATTAACACCAAGAAACCTTTAGGCTAATCAAAGTCAAAGTGTTGAGAGTCAAAGACAGCAAAAAGTCTTGAAAGTTGTTGGTTGATTCTATAGAAAATCACAAGTTTAACAGATGACTTCTTACAAGGAAAACATGGAATGTAATGGGATGACATGTCCAAACTGCTATAAGAAAACAATTGTCTACAGGGACTACTATATCCAGGcaaattatatttcagaaataaagatgaCTTAAAGACTGGCCTGGGTACATGAGATTAAGATAATTCATTGCTAGCAAATCTGCCTTATAATAAGTACAAAAGAATGTCTTTCAGAggataagaaattattttctatgagAATTTCAGTCACAGAAATACATGAATCCCACTGGAAATGGCAGATATGTccattgttttttatatttattgacatATCGAGTCATATTATTGATACAGTcatatgtctgtgtatatatagtcCACATAAGTATTCTCttcttaatttatataaatgatatataattgtatatttctTCTGTCCTCTTAATGGCATAAAATTGCATACATATTCAATTGTAATAATACTGTCTTGAGGTTTATAAGTAGACActgcagatgtgtgtgtgtatatatgtatttacatagtGCTATGCTAATGTTAATCTGAAGTAGATTGTGGTAAGTTAAAATCAATATTGAAATCCTTAGAGCAACCATTACtaatgcatgtctgtgtgtgtgtttgtgtttgtacatatttaacacatcagaaattaaatttctaacttaaaattttttaacacaAGGCATTAGAGCTCAAACaaggcaataaaaaaaaaacatgaactaTTTAGAATATGAACAACATGAGAGATATAAATTCAGCCATATCAGTAATCGTGTTAAAAATGAATGGACTTAATACTCTAATTAAAAGGGAGAGCTATTCAGAGTTCATTACAAAGACAAAATCTGATTATCAGCTGTTTACAAGTGacaaaatgtacacttaaaatcacaaatataatgaaagtaaaatgatggaatactattccaTGCTTAGAATAACCGCAAGAGAGCTGAAGTAATActaaaatgtcagaaaaatatAGACTTTTAGTCATTAAATGCTATCATAGAAAAGGAAGAGCATTTAATCATgctaataaggaaaaaaatcagtaaattaaGTAACTAGAAATTCATGCAGAAATGACAAAAGAACCCtgaaatgtctaaaattaaaactgacagaaaataaatgtaaatacataatttaacTTGGGATTTTGATATCAGTCTTAATAACTGATAGagcaaataaagagaaaaccatAAAGCTACAAAAGGCTTGAGCAACACTATCAACCAGCTTGATGTGAATGAATCTATAGAATGACTCTTGATTTAACACCGGCTCTCTCATTAGCACTACTATCATTTGGGGATGTATAATTTTTTGAGTGAGGGGCCATGTTgtgaattgtaaaatattttgcagCACACCTGGCCTCAACCCTCTAGATAGCAACAGCATTCCTTCACAGTATCCTGTCATTGTGAAAATCAATAATAAGCCtaggcattgccaaatgtccccctGGAAGAAACATTACCTCTATGTAGAGCCACTGTTGCAggtaatttaattaaatattattaaatttaattttaaatatactataaaatacGCAATGTATTGTTAAAGAACTCTTATAACCTTGAACGGGGCATTCAGAGtgctttcattttttctattcttgGCAGCACCTAATTGTATAACTATTAgatgagataatacattttaaaaatacatttttcctgtGAGAAATGATGTAAATTCTTATGGTACTTTCTACATATAATATATGATTTTAAGTCAAAATAACttacaaaaatgcaaagaataattttttttcagtaaacaGATCTTTATTGCTTACCAATTATGAGCAAGGTACTCCAATAGTTACATTAATATGGGGGAAAATCTAGTTATGAAGGAATGCCCATTTTTGTCTATTGAACTCATTTTCTCAGTTTCAGAAACATAAAAGCTTGGTTTCTATTGATGATGACTTTCTTCAGGGCATCTTTTACATCTTTGTTCCTGAGACTGTAAATCAAAGGGTTCAACATGGGAATAATCACCGTGTAGAAGACAGAGGCCATCTTGTCTGCGtcaagagaatggcttgagcttGGTTGTAAGTACCTAAAGATCAGGGTGCCATAGAATATGGTGACCGCCAGCATGTGAGAGCTACAAGTGGAGAAGGCTTTACGTCTTCCTTCAGCTGAGCTCATCCTCAGGATGGCAAAAATAATGAACATGTAGGAGACAAAGACAATCAGAACAGAGCAGATGAAAGTGATACCAGCACAGGCCAAAATCCATAGCTGTTTGAAGCGAGTGTCTGAGCGAGTTAGTCTGAGGAGAGGCAAGTCATCACAATAGAAATGGTTGATAATGTTGGAGTGACAATAGGAGAGGTGGAAGGTGAGGATGGTGTGAAATAGTGCCATCAGGAAGCTATAGCTATAAGGAACTGCTACAAGTTGAATGCAGATTCCTGGAGACATTACAATCATATACAATAGAGGGTTACAAATGGCCACATATCGGTCATAGGCCATGGAAGCCAGTAGCAAGCACTCCGATATCATGAAGGTGAGAAAGCAACCCAGCTGAGTAGCACATGCATTGAAGGATAAAACGTTTTGTTTGTACAAGAAATTACCAAGCATTTTGGGTGTAATGACAGAAGAGTAACAGAAATCAACAAAGGCTAGGTTGCTAAGAAAGAAGTACATTGGTGTGTTGAGCCTTGTATCTGCTTTAATGAGTAGGATCAAACCCAAGTTGCCTACCACTGTGAAGAGGTAGATGGATAAGAATAGCACAAAGAGGGGCATCTTCAACTCCTGATGATCTGTGAGGCCCACAAGAATAAACTCTGTCACTTGGGTGCAATTGATGTGAGCCATCTAAATGCGGAAGTAGAGAAGAGAGTTAAGTCTGAGTCATATTTTAATAGTGTAAATCCTATATGTGgtgttttcatatttattatattgtaaagagtttaattaattggatttatttatttaactaataGAGTGATTGTTAGCATACTGGAATCCTGTAAATGTGATGGAGAGCAAAAAGAATATAACACCATATAAACATCTTTATATCTATAGCATGAACTTGCATGAATGTAGGGAATGAATCCTCACATAATCTTATCCTGTAAATTAGAGGAAAATTGATATTTGCTTTCCAAGAGATTTGGAAATTTATGTTTCTTTACAATTCAATTTGTGTCTCTGTTTTTTACCTTTTGTTAAAAAAAGACTTAATTACATTttatccattaatttttttttactctaaagTGTATCATTATCTTTTCCTTATTCATTttgactaatttttataattgaatTATTGAATACCCAAATAGTATCAAATATCGTATGTCTCTCAactcccttttcttctctctctcccaccgTTATATCTAGTAATTGAAAATAgagctttctttaaaaacttaTAAATTTCACACTCTGAAAATTACTAtgcaaatacatttataaataagataaaagCCTGTGTTTCTTCACTGTCTTCGGATTTTACTAATATCTCTTGTGTATTTACTTCTGCTCAATTTATCAAAGAATCCATTTCAGTTATTTGTGGTTTGtattaataaacatatttattgagcaacgtTATGTGGTAAGTAGtaactttcaaaaaataattatttaccttaatttcattctaagtaaattatatttattatatttataagatatattagatatataatatgtaagtatatactatatatcctAAAACCCTAATACAGGTGTAACTTTAATGTCTAATTATAGCAACATGGAAATTGATGGATAAGGACCTAGGAACCCATAAATTCCAAATCTCTAATTGCATGTTAAAAACTGAAAGTCAATTTTGagttaaaataggaaaaagaaaagagaaaagagaggtaaATAAAAGGAGAATTTCTGGTTTTTGCACTGCTCAGACCAAACCCTTCTCAGGAAGACTAACTTTGAGACTCAAACTTTTATATGACAAACCATAGAAATAAATAGTCGTTGTAAGATGGCATGGAActaataaatataatgaaaatagtaCTTTTGTTTCCCTGGCATCCA
This portion of the Macaca mulatta isolate MMU2019108-1 chromosome 14, T2T-MMU8v2.0, whole genome shotgun sequence genome encodes:
- the LOC100427103 gene encoding olfactory receptor 8U8, yielding MAHINCTQVTEFILVGLTDHQELKMPLFVLFLSIYLFTVVGNLGLILLIKADTRLNTPMYFFLSNLAFVDFCYSSVITPKMLGNFLYKQNVLSFNACATQLGCFLTFMISECLLLASMAYDRYVAICNPLLYMIVMSPGICIQLVAVPYSYSFLMALFHTILTFHLSYCHSNIINHFYCDDLPLLRLTRSDTRFKQLWILACAGITFICSVLIVFVSYMFIIFAILRMSSAEGRRKAFSTCSSHMLAVTIFYGTLIFRYLQPSSSHSLDADKMASVFYTVIIPMLNPLIYSLRNKDVKDALKKVIINRNQAFMFLKLRK
- the LOC706227 gene encoding olfactory receptor 8U9 encodes the protein MTQINCTQVREFILVGLTDRQELKTPLFVLFLSIYLFTVVGNLGLILLIRTDEKLNTPMYFFLSNLAFVDFCYSSVITPKMLGNFLYKQNIISFNACAAQLGCFLAFMTAECLLLASMAYDRYVAICNPLMYMVVMSPRICIQLVAAPYSYSILVALFHTILTFHLSYCHSNIVNHFYCDDMPLLRLTCSDTSSKQLWIFACAGIMFISSLLIVFVSYMFIISAILRMHSAEGRQKSFSTCGSHMLAVTIFYGTLIFMYLQPNSNHALDTDKMASVFYTVVIPMLNPLIYSLRNKEVKEALKKVIINKTQTFVFIKLRK